One genomic window of Capsicum annuum cultivar UCD-10X-F1 unplaced genomic scaffold, UCD10Xv1.1 ctg51452, whole genome shotgun sequence includes the following:
- the LOC124892872 gene encoding secreted RxLR effector protein 161-like has protein sequence MNVGEKLRLNEGAEMDDARSFRSLVGGLIYLTHTCPDIAFSVGVISRFMQQPSKVHFGAAKRVLRYIAGTMDYGIWYSQVSNFRLCGFTDSDYTGSLDDRRSVSAHVFTLGS, from the coding sequence ATGAATGTTGGTGAAAAATTGCGGCTTAATGAAGGAGCAGAGATGGATGATGCTAGAAGTTTCAGAAGCCTAGTTGGAGGTTTGATTTACCTAACCCACACTTGCCCCGATATTGCATTCTCTGTTGGTGTCATTTCCAGGTTCATGCAACAACCTTCAAAGGTTCATTTTGGAGCAGCAAAAAGGGTTCTGCGTTATATCGCTGGAACTATGGACTATGGTATTTGGTATTCACAAGTTTCCAATTTTAGATTATGCGGGTTCACTGATAGTGACTATACTGGTTCGTTGGATGATAGACGGAGCGTTTCAGCTCATGTTTTCACTTTAGGTTCAG